From one Camarhynchus parvulus chromosome 25, STF_HiC, whole genome shotgun sequence genomic stretch:
- the LOC115913466 gene encoding LOW QUALITY PROTEIN: lysosomal acid glucosylceramidase-like (The sequence of the model RefSeq protein was modified relative to this genomic sequence to represent the inferred CDS: inserted 1 base in 1 codon): MEALGGLESILPSPASLWPLEQVSGEXCKCCGVWKAHWSQVAKSSPGSSSNTESHELSHSKLTFPAPPEASPPTRLSWDTGPATAATETQQREVVWRQRVHRHRRSRCSRGAMGPGCASVLGWLLLAQAALQVTGGRPCDAKDFGHGSLVCACSATYCDTLDPLVLPAPGSYVRYESSKAGKRLERSEGSFQHNAKSTDFHLTLDTTQKYQKVKGFGGSITDAAAINIQSLSKAAQNHLLRSYFSEEGIEYNLVRVPMASTDFSIRLYTYADAEGDFELRHFNLTEEDTHMKIPILQAAQAVAKRPLSLYASPWTSPVWMKTNGAMTGRGTLKGSPGDKYHQAWAKYFIRFLDEYAKHNLTFWAVTAGNEPTAGEIVFYPFQCLGFSPEHQRDFIAQDLGPALANSSHRHVQLIILDDQRVMLPYWAEVVLKDPVAASYISGIGIHWYLDFLAPIDLTLSITHHLFPDYFLLSTEASTGSYFWEPRVVLGGWERGSKYSHSILSNLNNYVTGWTDWNLALDMEGGPNWSKNYVDSPVIVDSSKDVFYKQPMFYHLGHFSKFIPEGSQRVGLAVSKKCHRCDLEHSAFLRPDGAVVLVVLNRSPTDVSFGISDPHVGFIEAVAPSDSIQTFLWKQPA, encoded by the exons ATGGAGGCACTTGGGGGGCTGGAGAgcatcctcccctccccagcttcCCTCTGgccactggaacaggtttcaGGAG TTTGCAAATGCTGCGGTGTGTGGAAAGCTCATTGGAGCCAGGTTGCAAAATCATCCCCAGGCTCCTCTTCAAACACAGAGTCCCATGAGCTGTCCCATTCCAAACTcacctttcctgctcctccagaagCGTCCCCTCCcaccaggctcagctgggacacgGGACCTGCCACCGCTGCCACAGAAACGCAGCAGCGAGAAGTGGTTTGGAGGCAG cgTGTCCATCGGCATCGTCGGAGCCGCTGCAGCAGAGGTGCCATGGGACCAGGCTGTGCCAGTgtcctgggctggctcctgctggcacaggcagccctgcaggtcaCAG gtggCCGTCCCTGTGATGCCAAGGATTTTGGGCACGGCTCGCTGgtctgtgcctgcagtgccacGTACTGTGACACTCTGGACCCCCTggtcctgccagcccctggctcctATGTCAGGTATGAGAGCAGCAAGGCTGGCAAGCGGCTGGAGCGGAGCGAGGGGAGCTTCCAGCACAACGCCAAGAGCACAG ATTTCCACCTCACCCTGGACACCACACAGAAGTACCAGAAGGTGAAGGGCTTTGGTGGCTCCATCACTGATGCAGCTGCCATCAACATCCAGTCCCTGTCCAAGGCTGCCCAGAACCACCTGCTCCGCTCCTACTTCTCCGAGGAAg GCATTGAGTACAACCTGGTGCGTGTGCCCATGGCCAGCACTGACTTCTCCATCCGCCTGTACACCTACGCTGATGCCGAGGGCGACTTCGAGCTGAGGCACTTCAACCTGACCGAGGAGGACACACACATGAAG ATCCCCATCCTCCAAGCAGCCCAGGCAGTGGCCAAGCGGCCGCTGTCTCTGTACGCCAGCCCTTGGACCTCCCCGGTGTGGATGAAGACAAATGGAGCAATGACAGGGAGGGGAACACTgaagggcagccctggggacaagtACCACCAGGCCTGGGCCAAGTACTTTATCCG GTTCCTGGATGAATACGCCAAGCACAACCTGACCTtctgggcagtgacagcagggaaCGAGCCCACGGCTGGTGAGATTGTCTTCtaccccttccagtgcctgggCTTCTCCCCTGAGCACCAGAGGGACTTCATTGCCCAGGACCTGGGCCCGGCGCTGGCCAACAGCTCCCACCGCCACGTCCAGCTCATCATCCTGGATGACCAGAGGGTGATGCTGCCCTACTGGGCTGAGGTG GTTCTCAAAGACCCCGTGGCTGCCAGCTACATCAGCGGCATTGGCATCCACTGGTACCTGGATTTTCTGGCACCCATCGACCTGACGCTCTCCATCACCCATCACCTCTTCCCAGACTATTTCCTCCTCTCCACGGAGGCCTCCACAGGCTCCTACTTCTGGGAGCCCAGGGTGGTCCTGGGTGGCTGGGAGCGTGGGAGCAAGTACAGCCACAGCATCCTGTCG aacCTCAACAACTACGTGACAGGCTGGACCGACTGGAACCTGGCCCTGGATATGGAGGGAGGCCCCAACTGGAGCAAGAACTACGTGGACAGCCCCGTCATCGTGGACAGCAGCAAGGATGTCTTCTACAAGCAGCCCATGTTCTACCACCTGGGCCACTTCAG CAAGTTCATCCCCGAGGGCTCCCAGCGGGTGGGACTGGCTGTCTCCAAAAAGTGCCACCGGTGTGACCTGGAGCACTCTGCCTTCCTGCGCCCCGACGGCGCCGTTGTGCTGGTGGTCCTGAACCG ctcccccaCGGACGTGTCCTTTGGGATCTCTGACCCGCACGTCGGCTTCATCGAGGCCGTGGCTCCCAGCGACTCCATCCAGACGTTTCTCTGGAAGCAGCCAGCCTAG
- the MTX1 gene encoding metaxin-1: MAAPMELFCWAGGWGLPSVDPDCLAVLTYARFTGAPLKVHRVTSPWRSPSGHLPALRTRDEGTISKPQQIITHLRKQKYNADYDLSATQSADTLAFVSLLEEKLLPVLIHTFWVDAKNYVEHTRKWYAETIPFPLNFFLPNAMHKRHLERLQLIWGDDYMEDEEKLEKELYREARECLTLLSQRLGSQKFFFGDSPASLDALVFSRLAPLLKAKLPNGKLQQHLKSLQNLCNYCTSILSLYFPWDGGDPLSGAPRAAGTDGSEAEEDPHKRRKQLLSVLVGLAAMLGYAFLSGIVSIQRGSVGPAGRQPVAMQEEEEEEEE, encoded by the exons ATGGCGGCGCCCATGGAGCTGTTCTGCTGGgccgggggctgggggctgccctcGGTGGATCCCgactgcctggctgtgctg ACGTACGCGCGGTTCACGGGGGCGCCGCTGAAGGTGCACCGGGTCACCAGCCCCTGGAGGAGCCCCTCCG GGCACCTGCCCGCGCTGAGGACACGGGACGAGGGCACCATCTCCAAACCTCAGCAGATCATAACCCACCTCAGGAAACAG aaatacAATGCTGACTACGACCTGTCAGCCACGCAGAGCGCAGACACGCTGGCCTTCGTGTCCctgctggaggagaagctgctgccagtgctg ATCCACACCTTCTGGGTGGACGCCAAGAACTACGTGGAGCACACGCGGAAGTGGTACGCAGAAACCATCCCCTTCCCCCTCAACTTCTTCCTGCCCAACGCCATGCACAAGCGGCACCTGGAGCGGCTGCAGCTCATCTGGGGGGATGACTACATGGAGGATgaggagaagctggagaaggag CTCTACCGGGAAGCTCGGGAATGCCTGACACTCCTCTCCCAGCGCCTCGGCTCccagaaatttttctttggaGACTC GCCGGCCTCCCTCGACGCCTTGGTCTTCAGCCGCCTGGCGCCGCTCCTGAAGGCAAAGCTGCCCAACGggaaactgcagcagcacctgaagTCCCTGCAGAACCTGTGCAACTACTGCACCTCTATCCTCAGCCTTTACTTCCCCTGGGACGGAG GTGACCCCCTGAGCGGTGCCCCTCGGGCTGCAGGCACGGACGGCAGCGAGGCAGAGGAGGACCCCCACAAACGGCgcaagcagctgctgtcagtgctggtgGGGCTGGCGGCCATGCTGGGCTACGCCTTCCTCAGCGGCATCGTCTCCATCCAGCGCGGCAGCGTGGGGCCGGCCGGCCGGCAGCCCGTCGCcatgcaggaggaggaagaggaggaggaggagtga